Proteins from one Flavobacterium branchiarum genomic window:
- a CDS encoding ABC transporter ATP-binding protein, whose product METKQENITQKVALNKRTPVIEIKDLHKSFGDNDVLKGVNLTVNKGEDLVILGRSGEGKSITIKCIVGLVIPDKGNISVLGEEIIGLKRAELNKIRVKIGFLFQSGALYDSMSVRENLEFTLKRHSKELTPQEIDSQIIDVLDSVGLADAIDKMPSELSGGMRKRIGLARTLIMKPEIILYDEPTTGLDTITSKEISELILDIKKKRKTTSIIITHDMSCAKLTADRVMILKDGVIHAEGKYEELEKSEDEWVRSFFI is encoded by the coding sequence ATGGAAACTAAACAAGAAAATATAACTCAAAAAGTTGCACTCAATAAGCGAACTCCTGTAATCGAGATAAAAGATTTACACAAGTCTTTTGGTGATAATGATGTATTAAAAGGCGTAAATCTCACTGTAAATAAAGGAGAAGACTTAGTGATATTAGGACGCTCAGGCGAAGGAAAATCAATAACTATAAAATGTATTGTAGGATTGGTAATTCCTGATAAAGGAAATATAAGCGTTCTAGGAGAAGAGATAATTGGATTAAAAAGAGCTGAACTTAATAAAATAAGAGTCAAAATTGGATTTCTTTTCCAAAGTGGTGCTTTATATGATTCGATGTCAGTAAGAGAAAATTTAGAGTTTACACTAAAACGACATTCTAAAGAATTAACCCCTCAGGAAATTGATTCGCAAATTATTGATGTTCTCGATAGTGTAGGCTTAGCAGATGCTATAGATAAAATGCCCTCAGAATTATCTGGCGGTATGCGAAAACGAATTGGTCTTGCTCGTACATTAATAATGAAACCTGAAATTATTTTGTATGATGAGCCCACCACTGGACTTGATACTATTACGTCTAAAGAAATAAGCGAACTAATCTTAGATATTAAAAAGAAACGTAAAACTACTTCAATAATTATTACCCACGATATGTCTTGCGCCAAATTAACTGCAGATCGAGTTATGATTTTAAAAGATGGTGTAATACATGCAGAAGGAAAATACGAAGAATTAGAAAAAAGTGAAGATGAATGGGTAAGATCATTCTTTATATAA
- a CDS encoding MlaE family ABC transporter permease, translated as MAILYFKNTFTDIGDVTLFTKKFFKEVFIPPYEAKEFFRQCYLIGYKSLPLVAITGFIMGLVLTLQTRPTLATFGAESWLPGMVALSLIREIAPVITALICAGKISSGIGAELGSMKVTEQIDAMEVAAINPFKYLVVTRILATTLMVPLLVIFADAIGILGGYLGMTIHSDVNAYRYISQVFESLSFIDIIPATIKTFFFGFFIGMIGCYKGFNASNGTESVGKAANSAVVTASLTIFILDMLAVQITDLFF; from the coding sequence ATGGCAATTTTATACTTTAAAAATACTTTTACAGATATAGGCGATGTGACACTTTTTACCAAAAAGTTTTTCAAAGAAGTGTTTATTCCTCCCTACGAGGCCAAAGAATTCTTCAGGCAATGTTATCTCATAGGTTATAAATCGCTTCCGTTAGTGGCTATTACAGGCTTTATTATGGGATTAGTACTCACACTACAAACAAGACCAACTTTGGCAACCTTTGGAGCGGAATCTTGGTTGCCCGGAATGGTCGCCTTATCCTTAATTAGAGAAATTGCCCCTGTAATTACAGCATTAATTTGTGCTGGAAAGATTTCATCAGGAATTGGAGCTGAGCTAGGTTCTATGAAGGTTACCGAACAAATAGATGCAATGGAAGTCGCTGCGATAAATCCGTTTAAATATTTAGTTGTAACACGCATTTTAGCCACAACATTAATGGTACCGCTTTTAGTCATTTTTGCAGATGCAATCGGAATATTAGGCGGTTATCTTGGAATGACGATTCATAGCGATGTAAATGCATATCGATATATTTCACAGGTTTTTGAATCGTTAAGCTTTATAGATATTATCCCTGCAACTATAAAAACTTTTTTCTTCGGTTTTTTCATAGGAATGATTGGTTGTTATAAAGGTTTTAATGCCTCAAATGGAACCGAAAGTGTTGGTAAAGCAGCAAATTCTGCCGTAGTAACGGCTTCATTGACCATTTTTATTTTAGATATGCTAGCAGTACAAATCACAGATTTATTCTTTTAA
- a CDS encoding GNAT family N-acetyltransferase — MSNLTIKSERLILRSILETDTDNVHLLHSLAEVDKFNTLGIPESIEETKLLVDNWITENNKETIQRFTFATELKTDNQFIGIIGINIGKAKYKNAEVWFKFDPNFWNKGYATEALREILNFGFNDLNLHRIEAGCAVENIGSIKVLEKVGMLREAHTRQLLPLKSGWSDNYGYAKLATD; from the coding sequence ATGAGTAACCTAACAATAAAAAGTGAACGATTGATTTTAAGATCAATACTAGAAACAGATACTGACAATGTACATCTTTTGCATTCTTTAGCAGAAGTTGATAAATTTAATACGTTAGGAATTCCAGAAAGTATCGAAGAAACAAAATTGCTAGTTGATAATTGGATTACAGAAAATAATAAAGAAACTATTCAACGATTTACTTTTGCAACCGAATTAAAAACGGATAACCAGTTTATTGGAATAATTGGAATTAATATTGGAAAAGCTAAATATAAAAATGCTGAAGTTTGGTTTAAATTTGACCCGAACTTTTGGAACAAAGGATATGCAACAGAAGCATTGAGAGAGATTTTAAATTTTGGCTTTAATGATTTAAACCTTCATAGAATTGAGGCAGGTTGTGCAGTTGAAAACATTGGTTCTATAAAGGTATTAGAAAAAGTCGGAATGCTAAGAGAAGCTCACACTAGACAATTATTACCGCTAAAATCTGGATGGTCTGATAATTATGGCTATGCCAAATTAGCAACCGATTAA
- a CDS encoding RHS repeat-associated core domain-containing protein, protein MKNLYFLILLVLSFNVVSAQEILSKEEQERRAKNVLAGNPFAKYGSKAHVATLSNGKYLEVHDLDSIVTIGRVRWHVKNQQIVGRIIHDPTDPYAQPIGDAVGRWISPDPLGEKMPNYGSYVYAFNNPINFVDPTGMIAEPPTGVDASDGAIHTDSSGSWKYNKATTTWIGQNGAKDLGNTIALNNVNIKGYKKTSYYQGYFDTYKYIDGKNPYSPYTPDGYGLSVSGSVDYNFTTYNMSLNLVLNGNTNKFAGFASTGVGVSSTFGFDWNFGASIDIIDKYNQSGFKGTDSLFDRIEGYSLGGGATYGNWGATHSQSAIYNSKKN, encoded by the coding sequence ATGAAAAACCTTTATTTTTTAATACTTTTAGTCCTTAGTTTTAATGTAGTTTCAGCACAGGAAATTTTGTCAAAAGAAGAACAAGAAAGAAGAGCTAAAAATGTTCTAGCAGGAAATCCATTTGCTAAATACGGCTCAAAAGCGCATGTTGCAACGTTGAGTAACGGAAAATATCTCGAAGTTCACGACCTAGATAGTATCGTCACTATTGGTAGAGTCCGCTGGCATGTAAAGAACCAACAAATTGTTGGACGCATAATTCATGACCCTACAGATCCTTATGCACAACCTATTGGCGATGCTGTAGGACGATGGATATCTCCAGACCCATTAGGTGAAAAAATGCCTAATTATGGTTCGTATGTTTATGCTTTCAATAATCCTATAAATTTTGTTGATCCAACAGGTATGATTGCAGAACCTCCTACTGGTGTAGACGCAAGTGATGGAGCTATTCATACTGATAGTAGTGGTAGTTGGAAATACAATAAAGCTACGACTACTTGGATAGGACAGAATGGAGCGAAAGATTTAGGTAACACTATTGCATTAAATAATGTTAATATTAAGGGTTATAAAAAAACATCGTATTACCAAGGTTATTTCGATACCTATAAATATATTGACGGTAAAAACCCTTATTCTCCCTATACCCCTGATGGATACGGACTATCCGTTTCGGGTTCTGTCGATTATAATTTTACAACTTATAATATGAGTCTTAATTTAGTGCTTAATGGTAATACCAATAAATTTGCTGGATTTGCTTCTACTGGAGTGGGCGTTTCTTCTACTTTTGGCTTTGATTGGAATTTTGGCGCTTCAATTGATATTATTGATAAATACAATCAATCAGGGTTTAAAGGTACCGATAGTTTATTTGATAGAATAGAAGGCTATTCTTTAGGAGGTGGCGCTACTTATGGTAATTGGGGAGCGACTCATTCTCAAAGCGCAATTTATAATAGTAAAAAAAATTAG
- a CDS encoding type II toxin-antitoxin system RelE/ParE family toxin, whose amino-acid sequence MIVWESRAQQELHDIYDFIFFNSPQNAEHIITELVSITESISNMPFKYPKEPYFNNDNIRFVPKWTYKIIYFIGDNDITILSVFNTSQNSIRISR is encoded by the coding sequence ATGATTGTTTGGGAATCAAGAGCACAACAGGAGTTACATGATATTTATGATTTTATCTTTTTTAATAGTCCTCAAAATGCAGAACACATTATTACAGAATTAGTTTCTATTACAGAAAGTATTTCGAATATGCCTTTTAAATACCCGAAAGAACCCTACTTTAATAATGATAATATTCGTTTTGTTCCAAAATGGACTTATAAAATTATCTATTTCATTGGTGACAATGATATTACTATTTTGTCTGTTTTTAATACTTCCCAAAATTCAATAAGAATTAGCAGATAA
- a CDS encoding EamA family transporter, protein MLFLILSILCSVSVGVLFKIARKYNTNNSQIVAYNYIFALTLCYISFSPDITTIKASAPWPLYIVIGILLPSIFLFLALSIKHMGIVKTDAAQRLSLFIPILAAWLLFKEEFNVLKIVAFLIAMPALLLILNKPTEKTTNKWIYPAIVLLGFGIIDILFKQIATYTDLPYTTSLFAIFAISMIIMIVVVMYETLFKKVKLTTNNILFGGLVGILNFGNILFYLKAHKEFANNPSTVFAGMNMGVIIIGSLIGILIFKEKQSKLNYLGLLLALIAIILIVISQNSN, encoded by the coding sequence ATGCTATTTCTAATATTAAGTATTTTATGCAGTGTAAGTGTTGGTGTTTTGTTTAAAATAGCACGTAAATACAATACCAATAATTCTCAAATCGTTGCTTACAATTATATCTTTGCTCTTACACTTTGTTATATTTCATTTAGTCCAGATATTACGACCATTAAAGCTTCAGCTCCTTGGCCTCTTTATATCGTAATTGGAATTTTATTGCCATCGATCTTTCTTTTTTTGGCTCTCTCCATAAAACATATGGGAATTGTAAAAACTGATGCTGCACAACGCCTTTCGTTATTTATTCCTATTCTCGCGGCTTGGTTATTATTTAAAGAAGAATTTAATGTTCTTAAAATAGTAGCGTTTTTAATTGCAATGCCTGCCTTGCTTCTTATTCTAAATAAACCCACAGAAAAAACAACTAATAAATGGATTTATCCTGCAATAGTTCTTTTAGGATTTGGAATAATTGATATCCTTTTTAAACAAATTGCTACCTACACCGACCTTCCCTACACGACTTCATTATTTGCCATTTTTGCAATTTCAATGATTATAATGATTGTAGTTGTTATGTACGAAACCCTTTTTAAGAAAGTAAAACTAACAACCAATAACATCCTTTTTGGAGGATTAGTAGGTATTCTAAACTTCGGTAACATCCTTTTTTATCTAAAAGCACATAAGGAGTTTGCCAATAATCCTTCGACCGTTTTTGCTGGAATGAATATGGGAGTAATCATTATAGGAAGCCTTATTGGTATTTTAATATTTAAAGAAAAACAATCTAAACTCAATTACCTTGGTCTTTTGTTAGCGTTAATAGCTATTATTTTAATTGTAATTTCTCAAAATAGCAACTAA
- a CDS encoding DUF6896 domain-containing protein: MIKDILTNYISSIRAFEVLLKNKYQKDINPCSFSHRFFERKGTIDAIEYWFHGSGCTFEKDGIIYNYDISINEIQFSQWKFSEFIRTHPEYQKLNYSSDYIENELYQLINRQILAWVIVESEVFGCVFKTYRVLQENL, from the coding sequence ATGATCAAAGACATTTTAACTAACTATATCAGTTCTATAAGAGCTTTTGAAGTTTTATTAAAAAATAAATATCAAAAGGATATAAATCCATGTTCATTTTCGCATAGATTTTTTGAAAGAAAAGGAACAATCGATGCAATTGAATATTGGTTTCATGGAAGTGGTTGTACATTCGAAAAAGATGGTATTATATATAATTATGATATCTCTATAAATGAAATTCAGTTTTCGCAATGGAAATTTTCTGAATTTATTAGAACTCATCCAGAGTATCAAAAATTAAATTATAGCTCTGACTACATTGAAAATGAATTATATCAATTAATAAATAGACAAATATTAGCCTGGGTAATTGTAGAAAGTGAGGTTTTTGGATGCGTTTTTAAAACTTACAGAGTTCTTCAAGAAAATCTATAA
- a CDS encoding JAB domain-containing protein, which yields MNIEITDNDKININSSDTLFRIMRRILLREDTIDREKEHFWMIGLNMANIIVYIELVSLGSVRATIVEPMNVYRVAVLKGATSVIAVHNHPSGNMTASEADKDETDRLIQVGKILNIKLLDHLIISTDNFISFANIGLMEKLEQSIKYVPTYQIQERIRDRELELKKEKSKINKLKKETDKFKEEANTEKSLRIDTEKRVVTNLLKQNMTIEEIATILNVTAKEVEQINKK from the coding sequence ATGAATATCGAGATAACAGATAATGATAAAATTAATATAAATAGTTCTGATACTTTATTCAGAATCATGCGACGCATTTTATTGCGTGAAGACACTATAGATCGCGAGAAGGAGCATTTCTGGATGATAGGGCTTAATATGGCAAACATTATTGTTTACATAGAATTAGTAAGCTTGGGGAGCGTAAGAGCAACTATTGTAGAACCGATGAATGTATATAGAGTTGCTGTACTAAAAGGCGCAACAAGCGTTATTGCAGTTCATAACCACCCGAGTGGAAACATGACTGCATCTGAAGCCGATAAAGACGAAACTGACCGATTGATACAAGTGGGAAAGATTCTGAATATTAAACTTCTTGACCATCTGATTATTAGCACTGATAATTTTATTAGTTTCGCAAACATTGGACTAATGGAAAAATTAGAACAAAGCATAAAATATGTTCCTACTTATCAAATTCAAGAAAGAATTCGAGATCGTGAACTCGAATTAAAAAAAGAAAAGTCAAAAATTAATAAGCTTAAAAAAGAGACAGATAAATTTAAAGAAGAAGCGAATACAGAAAAGTCTTTAAGAATTGATACAGAAAAAAGAGTTGTCACTAATCTACTAAAGCAGAATATGACAATAGAAGAAATTGCGACTATTTTAAATGTAACAGCAAAAGAAGTAGAACAAATTAATAAAAAGTAA
- a CDS encoding pentapeptide repeat-containing protein: MTDYFLDKEYKNITYNIDDLNFKDFECCTFNNCNFSACTFVAVTFIDCVFNNCTFSEAKINYVAFRTVTFNDCEIKDVNFAMCDKLIFEVNFNNCVLDFSKFYTLKIKGTTFTDCSLIAVDFMASDITNVVFDNCDLYRSEFDKAIANKADFKTSYNYTINPSRVKLKKAVFALKEVKGLLFKHDIIVH, translated from the coding sequence ATGACAGACTATTTCCTTGATAAAGAATACAAAAACATCACTTATAATATAGATGATTTGAATTTCAAGGATTTTGAATGCTGTACTTTTAACAATTGTAATTTCTCTGCTTGTACTTTCGTGGCCGTTACTTTTATTGATTGTGTATTTAATAATTGTACATTTAGTGAAGCCAAAATAAACTATGTCGCTTTTAGAACCGTTACTTTTAATGACTGCGAAATTAAAGATGTAAACTTCGCCATGTGTGATAAACTTATATTTGAAGTTAACTTTAATAATTGCGTTTTAGATTTTTCTAAGTTTTATACTTTAAAAATAAAAGGAACGACATTTACTGATTGTAGTTTGATTGCTGTAGATTTTATGGCTAGCGATATCACCAATGTAGTTTTTGATAATTGCGACTTATATCGCTCCGAATTTGATAAAGCAATTGCAAATAAAGCCGATTTTAAAACCAGTTACAATTATACAATCAACCCATCTAGAGTTAAACTAAAAAAAGCTGTTTTTGCTTTAAAAGAAGTCAAAGGCTTACTTTTTAAACATGATATTATAGTGCACTAA
- a CDS encoding GNAT family N-acetyltransferase has translation MDNKSNCTLAHIIKTELINDKDQIDLAFFIRRQVFVEEQHVTVERESMDDAESVHYLATYNELPAGAARYRKTTKGTKIERIAVLKNYRGKGIGEAILLQILDDVKLDEKIYLHAQVNAIEFYKKNGFKETDNYFVDAGIEHVEMDFVK, from the coding sequence ATGGATAATAAATCAAATTGCACTTTAGCACATATAATCAAAACGGAATTAATTAATGACAAAGATCAAATAGATCTTGCTTTCTTTATCCGCAGACAAGTATTTGTCGAAGAACAACATGTAACTGTAGAACGCGAGTCTATGGATGATGCTGAGTCGGTTCACTATTTGGCTACATATAATGAATTACCTGCTGGAGCTGCCAGATACAGAAAAACTACTAAAGGAACTAAAATCGAGCGAATTGCAGTTTTAAAAAATTATAGAGGCAAAGGTATTGGTGAAGCAATATTACTTCAAATTTTAGATGATGTAAAATTGGATGAAAAAATATACTTGCATGCACAAGTCAATGCAATAGAATTTTACAAAAAAAATGGTTTTAAAGAAACCGATAATTATTTTGTAGATGCAGGAATCGAACATGTCGAAATGGATTTCGTTAAATAA
- a CDS encoding tetratricopeptide repeat protein — MITKITIISMALLLLSNCSNKVKSNPNPTVINNKTEDDFSDCKKIYKKFNNKFALEENDSALIYINQAIKCNPKSSNYKFTKVRFLVETKNYNDAIIQLDELIINSEDPAFKMEKGTIFLKINEKNAIKALRDAYNDYDKIQNPTSNNQFCKIALDNYFKGKEYALKEIDKFKENYKDKGYENQNINFLEELINKETKENVLFKLFSIND, encoded by the coding sequence ATGATAACTAAAATAACAATTATATCAATGGCTTTATTATTACTCTCAAATTGCAGTAATAAAGTAAAATCTAACCCCAATCCTACAGTCATTAATAATAAAACAGAAGATGACTTCTCTGACTGCAAAAAAATTTACAAAAAGTTTAACAATAAATTTGCATTAGAAGAAAATGATAGTGCTTTAATATATATCAACCAAGCTATAAAATGCAATCCAAAAAGTAGCAATTATAAATTTACAAAAGTTCGATTTTTAGTTGAAACTAAAAACTACAATGATGCTATAATACAATTAGATGAATTAATTATAAATTCAGAAGATCCTGCTTTTAAAATGGAAAAAGGTACCATCTTTCTTAAGATTAATGAAAAAAATGCAATTAAAGCATTAAGAGATGCATACAACGATTATGATAAAATTCAAAATCCAACATCAAATAATCAATTTTGTAAAATTGCACTAGATAATTATTTTAAAGGAAAAGAATACGCATTGAAAGAAATAGATAAATTCAAGGAAAATTATAAAGACAAAGGATACGAAAATCAAAATATTAATTTTTTAGAAGAGTTAATAAATAAAGAAACAAAAGAGAATGTGCTATTCAAACTTTTTAGTATAAACGATTAA
- a CDS encoding MlaD family protein: MNKESGFKWKLGMFVTIGLILFMLTIYFIGKQQNLFGSTFNITSTFKTVSGLQVGNNVRFSGINIGTVEDIQLINDSSVVVKLVIKDEVRQFIKTDARASIGSEGLMGDKVLTISPGNNSTRIIADNGKIVSIDAIEMDDIMKSVKKSVDNASVISEELAVFTHNMNNGDGALSRLLTDPKLANTLTKTITNLESGTQGFSQNMEAAKSNFLFRGYYKKKEKEKEKEKEKEKEKEKDKEEADKKAKEEKEKLEKTKEKDKKEDTTKEKDNTKK; this comes from the coding sequence ATGAATAAGGAATCAGGATTTAAATGGAAACTAGGAATGTTTGTAACAATAGGTTTAATCCTTTTTATGCTAACTATTTATTTTATTGGAAAACAACAAAATTTATTTGGCTCAACATTCAATATAACATCAACGTTTAAAACCGTAAGTGGTTTGCAAGTGGGAAACAATGTACGTTTCTCAGGGATTAATATAGGTACAGTAGAAGACATACAATTAATTAACGACTCATCTGTAGTTGTAAAATTAGTTATTAAAGATGAAGTCCGCCAATTTATAAAAACAGATGCTAGAGCAAGCATTGGTTCAGAGGGATTAATGGGAGATAAAGTCTTAACCATTTCGCCTGGTAATAATTCAACTAGAATCATTGCTGACAATGGCAAAATTGTCTCTATAGACGCCATAGAAATGGATGACATTATGAAAAGTGTGAAAAAAAGCGTAGACAATGCAAGTGTAATATCCGAGGAGCTTGCCGTTTTTACTCATAATATGAATAATGGTGACGGTGCATTATCAAGGTTATTAACCGATCCAAAACTTGCGAACACATTAACTAAAACCATTACCAATTTAGAAAGCGGTACACAAGGATTTAGTCAAAACATGGAAGCAGCCAAAAGTAATTTCTTGTTCAGAGGATATTACAAAAAAAAGGAAAAAGAAAAAGAGAAAGAAAAAGAGAAAGAAAAAGAGAAAGAAAAGGATAAAGAAGAGGCTGATAAAAAAGCAAAAGAAGAGAAAGAAAAACTAGAGAAGACAAAAGAAAAGGATAAAAAAGAAGATACTACAAAGGAAAAAGATAACACAAAAAAATAA
- a CDS encoding GNAT family N-acetyltransferase, protein MNTQEYTIRNAKTIEFEEIGKLMVLIYSQLEGFPNQSEQPNYYKMLANIGDLTHNPETQLLVAVTSDDKIVGGLVYFSDMQFYGSGGIATKEQNTSGFRLLAVNPINREQGIGKLLIKDCIEKAKHKKHHQLIIHSTKAMQTAWKMYARLGFKRSEDLDFMQGELPVFGFRLLL, encoded by the coding sequence ATGAATACTCAAGAATATACCATCCGAAATGCTAAAACTATCGAGTTTGAAGAAATCGGAAAACTTATGGTTCTTATTTATTCACAATTAGAAGGTTTTCCAAATCAATCAGAGCAACCCAACTATTATAAAATGCTTGCCAATATTGGCGATTTGACTCATAATCCCGAAACACAACTTTTGGTTGCCGTTACAAGCGATGATAAGATAGTTGGTGGCTTGGTTTATTTTAGTGATATGCAATTTTATGGTTCTGGCGGAATAGCAACCAAAGAACAAAATACTTCTGGCTTTAGATTATTAGCCGTAAATCCAATCAATAGAGAGCAAGGAATTGGAAAACTCTTAATAAAAGATTGTATTGAAAAAGCCAAACACAAAAAGCACCATCAATTGATTATTCATTCGACTAAAGCAATGCAAACAGCTTGGAAAATGTATGCGCGATTGGGTTTTAAAAGATCCGAAGACTTAGATTTCATGCAAGGCGAACTTCCTGTTTTTGGATTCAGACTATTGCTCTAA
- a CDS encoding DUF2683 family protein has product MEAIILHPKNKTQLSLLKNLAKEMGMEFETKNEDEIIIGYTPSGQAVSVSEYKEKIQSRIDDIKDGTAKTSTSEQVLNHILKR; this is encoded by the coding sequence ATGGAAGCTATAATATTACATCCTAAGAACAAAACACAATTATCTCTTTTGAAAAATTTAGCAAAAGAAATGGGAATGGAGTTTGAAACAAAAAATGAAGATGAAATAATAATTGGCTATACGCCAAGTGGTCAAGCTGTTTCTGTTTCTGAATATAAAGAAAAAATACAGAGTCGTATTGATGATATAAAAGATGGAACAGCCAAAACTTCTACTTCTGAACAAGTGTTAAATCATATCCTTAAGCGATGA
- a CDS encoding DNA-deoxyinosine glycosylase, with amino-acid sequence MESYSFEPIASPNASILILGTMPGIKSLELGQYYGHKHNNFWKILFTIFKEDLTDDYEAKKEFIIKNNLAVWDVLKYCDRIGSLDSAIKNEITNDFDAFLEEHPHIKTILFNGQKAAAFFKKYINLNDNYKLITLPSTSPANASKSFELKLKEWNVILELQSPLI; translated from the coding sequence ATGGAAAGCTATTCTTTTGAACCTATAGCATCACCAAATGCCTCTATTTTGATTCTTGGAACAATGCCAGGAATAAAATCTTTGGAATTAGGTCAATATTATGGTCATAAACATAATAACTTCTGGAAAATTCTATTTACTATTTTTAAAGAAGATTTGACAGATGATTACGAAGCTAAAAAAGAATTCATCATAAAAAACAATTTAGCAGTCTGGGATGTTTTAAAATACTGCGACAGAATTGGAAGTTTGGATAGCGCTATCAAAAATGAAATAACAAACGATTTTGATGCTTTTTTAGAGGAACATCCACATATTAAAACGATTTTATTCAATGGTCAAAAAGCAGCTGCTTTCTTTAAAAAGTATATTAATCTAAATGATAATTATAAACTAATTACGCTTCCATCTACTAGTCCAGCAAATGCAAGTAAATCATTTGAACTAAAGCTTAAAGAATGGAACGTAATTTTAGAATTGCAATCCCCATTAATATAA
- a CDS encoding DUF6624 domain-containing protein — translation MKQLVIVCSFLLLGCSTTKLTKTESENLQIELAEMHRIDQIAALANPNGEFINYPIEKWTAFTDSVFKKNKNRIESLYNQYGYLGINELGKTGSNDFWLIVQHSDKFPEFQKRVLIAMKKEAKKGNVNPNNYAYFTDRVKANNGEKQLFGTQVDYRSNGQAKPKNGLIDSLTVDKRRKEYNLEDLKTYLNEMTEMHYEMNKDYFNTKGITKPNLYQ, via the coding sequence ATGAAACAATTAGTTATAGTCTGTTCTTTCCTTCTTCTTGGTTGTTCAACAACAAAATTAACTAAAACTGAATCTGAAAATCTGCAAATAGAATTAGCAGAAATGCATAGAATTGACCAAATCGCCGCATTGGCAAATCCTAATGGTGAATTCATAAATTATCCTATTGAAAAGTGGACGGCATTTACAGACAGTGTTTTTAAAAAAAATAAAAACCGTATAGAAAGTTTGTATAATCAATACGGATATTTAGGAATAAATGAATTGGGAAAAACAGGAAGTAATGATTTTTGGCTTATAGTACAACACAGCGATAAATTTCCAGAATTTCAAAAAAGGGTATTAATTGCAATGAAAAAAGAAGCAAAAAAAGGAAATGTAAACCCAAATAATTATGCCTATTTTACGGATAGAGTTAAAGCAAATAACGGCGAGAAACAATTGTTTGGTACTCAAGTTGATTACAGAAGTAATGGACAAGCAAAGCCCAAAAATGGATTGATTGATAGTTTAACGGTAGACAAACGAAGAAAAGAATATAATCTAGAAGATTTAAAAACGTACCTAAATGAAATGACCGAAATGCATTATGAAATGAATAAAGATTATTTTAATACAAAAGGAATAACTAAACCTAACCTTTACCAATAA